The segment CTGTTGCTTATTCCAATTCACCTTTTCCAAAATTTGTCTGATTTTACTGAGTATAGCTCAACGAATATTCCTGTGAGGTTCTTACTTCTCTCACTACATGTTCTTTTCCTGCTTGATGGGGctttataaatttaaagaatatCAGTGAGGTACTCCTATAGGCATAACTCCGCCTGTGTGAGCTCGCTCACATTGCCGGTCCCAAGCCCGGAAAAAGGAGGAGGGTTGCCGTAGGTTGGCAGGCAACGTAAAACTTGCCAATTCATGAGGAGtcctcataataaaataatcgtAAATGAAGACTTGAAGATTCATATAGACAATTCCAACTTGTTTGGGATTGTGGCGTAGTTGTTGTATGCACAATATTGGATGAGAAGCTGTACAATTCAGGACCAGCTTAACTAAAGCCCCATTAGTCTTGTAGATTTTTCTGATTACTCGAGTTTATTTTCGCTGTTATTTATTGTTCACAATTCTGCTGAAAATCTTATGTCTGAGAATATACGGGGCTTTGATCTACCGGGAAAAATTCACAAGGTGCTTTGAAGTTGAACTAAACTACGTGAATTGAAGGACGGATACTATGCGGTTGCCGTAGACCCTGCTAAAGCAGTAGAGATGGTAGACGAGAATATGATGCAAGTTGCTGCAATCCTTGGTTCCATCCTGACAAAGAAATTTGAGGTTGTGGAGCTCCCTAACAGATTGAAACACGATCCATGTTGATGTTGCCAGTGAAGGACTTATTGCTCCTTTCTTGTGGCTGAATCTTGAATGGGATTTTTGCTTGCTTCTAGCAAAAAGTATAAATGTCACTGGTCACATGTATGGCCTTGTCGGCAGGGGCAGACCTAGTGTTACTTCATCGGAACACAATAGTTTGAATAAAGATCTTGAACCTGTGCTAGAATCCCGAAGTGAACTATTAAGTTTAAATTCTGGATCTGCCTTTGTTAGCTGGTGTTGGTTGGATAGTATATGACCGAACAAACAATATTTGTCAGCGAAGCTTGTCTTTAATATCTTTTACTTTGGGTTGGATGAGCATACTTTTATTCTTGTTTGTGTACAGTGTGAAATGCTGAACACATTGTTGTTCCCCGCGAACTTCAGCCACAACCTAGCAGAGAGACTTGTATATCATCACGAACTTCAGCCACAACCGCGAACacattgagaaagttttgacagACTTAAGTGCATTGAATTATGGAAACTGATTTCTATTGTTACTTTCTGGTGCTTAGTCTGCTAATTTTGTTCAAGCTGAGCATATGTTATATCATCACGGTTGCATGTCACTTTGTCTTGAGTTTTTTCGTTCTGTAGTGTCTAAAGTGGACGTACTACTTAATGGCGGCACTTGTTTTTTCGCCTGCAGAGTACACAGCGAATTTTGATAAATGTAAATACAATGATCGCGCTAATCATATAGCACATTTAGCATCCTTTTTACAATGCCTGATTAGTGATTGACATCCGTGCTGTGAAACCTAAAGGTTGATTGAGAAGGCGCTGAAAACTTAAAAGACGCTCAAGATTCAGTGAACGAGTTCTTCAGAGGGCAAGTGAAGCTCAAGGTATAAATTGTCTGAGGTTAGTATTCTGACTTTACAAGATGACATTTAAGTAACTTTTATACATCAATGGGACTGATCAAGGTAGATGTCGAATCTTTCAACAAGTCATTTATTGGAAAAATGAACAACAAAAGTTGCATtagttgtttttttttcctttaataacTGAGAAATTGGGGGCAGGGGAAGGGGAAATGGAGAATCGAACCCTTACCAGCAAGGTGAACATTTAGGAAGCCAGCCAACTGATCGTAATAGGTACCTTTGAGAAAAAAAGATTATAAAACTAGAATATTTAAACAACTATGAGCAAATTTACAGACAAGTTACAACAGAAGTTGTCTAACAAATCTATCACatcacaaacacacacacacacaaagacATATATGACAACATATCATGCTATTATGCAGCCATTTACATTCTCGTCACTTAAGAAACTATGATAGGTGATAGGCATTGATGGCGATGATGACGATTGTGGAGATGGTGGTGCCTGAAAATACTCAAAAGGCAACGGAGGAGCTGATGGAATAGCATGTTGAGAACTAGTATCACCACTGTCGCGGCAACATCCACAATGACTATGACTACGACGATTTATATCAGCATGATCACCACAACACGAAGGAGAAGCCCTACAAAATCCACCACCATTCACATTCTTGCTAGTGCTAATCTCCAAGATTTTGTCATCACCAGGtaattcatttcttgattctcccTGGAAACTCAACTTGATAGTTTCTGTCAACTCTATAGTCTGCAATCCTGGAATTCTAGACAATTGCTCTAGTTGAGTCATAATCCGAACATGTTTTGAATCATTTCCTTCGTCGAACCCTGCATGAACGCGGGATGCTTTGTGCACCTGGTTGCCGTTTATCGGAATCCCTTGTACCCATAAAAGTTCTGGTTTTCTCCCAAGTTTTTCCAACATGGTTATAATTGTTGCAGGATCAACTGTGCCTGAAATGACTAAATTTCCaagcttttcatcaattttcactGAATGAACATCTTGGATTTTTAGTAACATGTTTTTCAATTCCTTCTCACAAATCTTGCTGTGTATTTTCAGCTTCAAAGCAAATTTGTTTGGATAAACCAATGAATATGCCATTTGAAATTgcaaaggttttttttttttttttttttttttctgttctcTAAGAATAGAGCTGTGAAATTGTAAGTTATAATTTCCTCTAAGTTGCTTTGTTGAAATACTTATAGGTAAAAAGtacagctcggtgcactaaaggaCTCGCTATGTGTGGAATCTGAGAAAGGTCCGTACCACAAGGATATAGTGTATGCAGCATAGTCTTACCCTACATTTTTGCAAGAGATTGTTTCCACGATTTGAAACATGTGTTTGAAATACTTATAGATAGACCGACAAAAGGCTCCGTATAATAGACCTTAGCCTTGTAccacatttctgcaagaggttgtttccacgaCTTAAACTTGTGTTTGAAATCTTGTGTTTAAAATActtatagatagattgacaagAGGTTGTGTATAATAGACCTTAGCCTTACACTACATTTCTGCAAAAGGTTTTTTCCACGATTCGTGTTTGAAATACTTATAGATCGATAGACCGACGAAAGGCTGCGTATAATAGACTTACAccacatttctgcaagaggttgtttccacgaCTTGAATTCATGTTTGAAATACGTATAGATAGACCGACAATGGCTACGTATAATAGACCTTAGCCTTACTCCACATTTCTACAAGAAACTGTTTCCACAAATTGAACTCGTGTTTGAAATACTTATAGATAGTCTGACAAAAGGCTGCTTATAATAGACTTTAGCTTTACatcacatttctgcaagaggttgttttCACGATTTGAACTTGTGAGTGAAACACTTATAGATAGAAAGTCTGCGTATAGTAGACTTTTACGGCTCGGTCCTTTCCCTGATCTCATGTATAGCGAAAGTTTAGTgcatcaaatatttattgactaatTCTATCATATGAtaatataatcatcatcatatacgtATTAAGTCTTTGGCTAAAttaatcaattcaaaattttgtaGTTTCACTGAAACTTACAGACTATTTGACTTTATTCATCATGATGTATATTTCTACTTTATTTACAAGTAACAAATGGAAAGAGGAGTTAATTTTCCAAATAGTCATTTAATTTTACTTGAGTCGAGAGTTTATGGGAAATGATTTCTAATTAGATTGAGTACACATGATTCCCTTGAGACTCTACGT is part of the Capsicum annuum cultivar UCD-10X-F1 unplaced genomic scaffold, UCD10Xv1.1 ctg82389, whole genome shotgun sequence genome and harbors:
- the LOC124895463 gene encoding uncharacterized protein LOC124895463, which translates into the protein MAYSLVYPNKFALKLKIHSKICEKELKNMLLKIQDVHSVKIDEKLGNLVISGTVDPATIITMLEKLGRKPELLWVQGIPINGNQVHKASRVHAGFDEGNDSKHVRIMTQLEQLSRIPGLQTIELTETIKLSFQGESRNELPGDDKILEISTSKNVNGGGFCRASPSCCGDHADINRRSHSHCGCCRDSGDTSSQHAIPSAPPLPFEYFQAPPSPQSSSSPSMPITYHSFLSDENVNGCIIA